The Deinococcus sonorensis KR-87 genome includes a window with the following:
- a CDS encoding class I SAM-dependent rRNA methyltransferase produces the protein MRVTVKASAERRLRGRYPFGHRGDILTADAGIAPGDVVDVHAEGGPFIGRGYFNPDGATPLRMLTVQREAIDEAFYRRRIREALARREGRIHGTDAMRVLHAEADGLPGVVADLFGSTLSVQLRNAGVERHRELILKALQAETAATAAFERSDTSEREREGMAQQKGALWGTLPERVTFHEDDLELYFRPLEAQKTGFFLDQRDNRRRMRALVQPGEGFLDVYSYTGAFSLHAARAGAKTLAIDKDGVALSTLEAVARTNRVGAQVGLRLGDALEVLKRLEGERRSFSAAVLDPPTLAKRRDDVPRAKRVFTEGATSVLKMLAPGGHLLISTCAHYIGVQDLLDAARVAAAEAGCAAEVLDITYQPADHPHMLHVPESLYLKSVLLRRE, from the coding sequence ATGCGAGTGACGGTCAAGGCGAGTGCAGAGCGGCGGTTGCGTGGCCGGTATCCTTTCGGGCACCGGGGCGACATCTTGACAGCGGACGCGGGCATTGCGCCCGGAGACGTGGTGGACGTTCACGCTGAAGGTGGCCCTTTCATCGGGCGTGGGTATTTCAATCCGGATGGGGCCACCCCGCTGCGGATGCTGACGGTGCAGCGTGAGGCCATTGATGAAGCCTTCTACCGCCGCCGCATCCGCGAGGCGCTGGCCCGGCGTGAGGGGCGCATCCACGGCACCGACGCGATGCGCGTGCTGCATGCCGAGGCGGACGGTCTGCCAGGTGTGGTGGCCGACCTGTTTGGCAGCACCCTGAGCGTGCAGCTGAGGAACGCTGGCGTGGAGCGCCATCGCGAGCTGATTCTGAAGGCGTTGCAGGCGGAGACTGCGGCCACGGCCGCGTTCGAGCGCAGCGACACGTCGGAGCGGGAGCGGGAGGGCATGGCGCAGCAGAAGGGCGCGCTGTGGGGCACGCTGCCGGAGCGCGTGACCTTCCACGAGGACGATCTGGAACTGTACTTCCGGCCGCTGGAGGCGCAGAAGACCGGCTTCTTCCTGGACCAGCGCGACAACCGTCGCCGGATGCGGGCGCTGGTTCAGCCGGGCGAGGGGTTTCTTGACGTGTATTCCTACACCGGCGCCTTCAGCCTGCATGCGGCGCGGGCGGGAGCAAAAACGCTCGCCATCGACAAGGACGGGGTGGCGCTCTCGACGCTGGAGGCGGTGGCGCGCACCAACCGGGTGGGCGCGCAGGTGGGCCTGAGGCTCGGCGACGCGCTGGAGGTGCTCAAGCGGCTGGAGGGCGAGCGGCGAAGCTTCTCGGCGGCGGTGCTGGACCCGCCCACCCTGGCCAAGCGCCGGGACGACGTGCCGCGCGCCAAACGGGTGTTCACGGAGGGCGCCACCAGCGTGCTGAAGATGCTGGCACCGGGCGGCCACCTGCTGATCAGCACCTGCGCGCACTACATCGGGGTGCAGGACCTGCTGGACGCGGCACGGGTCGCGGCGGCCGAGGCTGGCTGCGCGGCGGAGGTGCTGGACATCACCTATCAGCCGGCCGACCACCCGCACATGCTGCACGTGCCGGAGAGCCTGTACCTGAAGAGTGTGCTGCTGCGCCGCGAGTAA